One Coffea arabica cultivar ET-39 chromosome 5c, Coffea Arabica ET-39 HiFi, whole genome shotgun sequence DNA window includes the following coding sequences:
- the LOC113688948 gene encoding uncharacterized protein isoform X2, translated as MESFNFPKAVALLVVLIATNLTGAISSTVPDSTATMHTNNWAVLVCTSRFWFNYRHMANTLSLYRTVKRLGIPDERIILMLADDMACNARNKYPAQVFNNENHRLNLYGDNVEVDYRGYEVTVENFLRVLMGRHENAVPRSKRLLSDEGSHILVYMTGHGGDEFLKFQDSEELQSHDLADAVKQMKEKRRFKELLIMVDTCQAATLFSQLHSPGVLAVGSSLKGENSYSHHLDSDVGVSVVDRFTFYTLAFFERLNMYNNASLSSLFNSYNPNLLLSTAYYRTDLYQRRLEEVPVTNFFGSVMETIHTDSAYGALSGKQLKSGEIKMSSGEDRQRILENSDVQDQGSGLNIKVTCPFTRTLSTIHESVEKVKDVDGLVNFGLVLVIPLLAVSSWLSS; from the exons ATGGAGAGCTTCAACTTCCCCAAAGCCGTGGCGTTATTGGTGGTTTTAATAGCTACCAATCTCACCGGAGCAATTTCGTCTACAGTTCCCGATTCCACCGCCACAATGCACACAAATAATTGGGCAGTCCTAGTCTGTACCTCTCGATTCTG GTTTAATTATCGTCATATGGCCAATACTTTATCCTTATACCG AACAGTGAAGAGGCTAGGCATACCGGATGAGAGGATAATTCTAATGTTGGCAGATGATATGGCCTGCAATGCGCGCAATAAGTACCCTGCTCAGGTTTTCAACAATGAAAATCACAGGCTTAACTTGTATGGAGATAATGTAGAG GTGGATTATCGAGGTTATGAAGTGActgttgaaaattttcttcgAGTCTTGATGGGTCGTCATGAAAATGCTGTGCCTAGATCAAAACGTCTTCTAAGTGATGAAGGAAGCCATATTCTTGTATATATGACAGGGCATGGTGGAGATGAGTTTCTAAAATTCCAAGACTCAGAGGAGCTTCAGAGTCATGATTTGGCTGATGCTGTCaaacaaatgaaggaaaaaagaag ATTCAAGGAGCTGTTGATTATGGTAGACACTTGCCAAGCAGCTACTCTCTTTTCTCAG CTTCATTCACCAGGTGTTTTGGCTGTTGGGAGTAGCTTGAAGGGAGAAAATTCATATTCGCATCACTTGGACTCTGAT GTTGGTGTCTCTGTTGTTGACCGGTTCACCTTTTACACTCTTGCCTTTTTTGAGAGGCTAAACATGTATAACAATGCTTCTCTAAGCAG TTTGTTCAACTCATATAATCCAAATTTGCTTTTATCAACAGCATATTATCGGACAGATCTATATCAACGACGATTGGAAGAG GTACCTGTGACAAACTTCTTTGGTTCAGTCATGGAAACAATTCATACTGACTCAGCTTATGGAGCACTTTCTGGCAAGCAACTCAAAAGTGGTGAAATCAAGATGTCATCAGGGGAAGACAGGCAAAGAATACTAGAAAATTCAGATGTTCAGGACCAAGGTAGCGGTTTGAATATCAAG GTGACTTGTCCTTTTACACGGACGTTGAGTACTATTCACGAGAGTGTGGAAAAGGTCAAAGATGTCGATGGCTTGGTGAACTTTGGATTAGTACTTGTGATTCCTTTGTTGGCAGTTTCCTCTTGGCTTTCCAGCTGA
- the LOC113688948 gene encoding uncharacterized protein isoform X3, with translation MLADDMACNARNKYPAQVFNNENHRLNLYGDNVEVDYRGYEVTVENFLRVLMGRHENAVPRSKRLLSDEGSHILVYMTGHGGDEFLKFQDSEELQSHDLADAVKQMKEKRRFKELLIMVDTCQAATLFSQLHSPGVLAVGSSLKGENSYSHHLDSDVGVSVVDRFTFYTLAFFERLNMYNNASLSSLFNSYNPNLLLSTAYYRTDLYQRRLEEVPVTNFFGSVMETIHTDSAYGALSGKQLKSGEIKMSSGEDRQRILENSDVQDQGSGLNIKDQQVTCPFTRTLSTIHESVEKVKDVDGLVNFGLVLVIPLLAVSSWLSS, from the exons ATGTTGGCAGATGATATGGCCTGCAATGCGCGCAATAAGTACCCTGCTCAGGTTTTCAACAATGAAAATCACAGGCTTAACTTGTATGGAGATAATGTAGAG GTGGATTATCGAGGTTATGAAGTGActgttgaaaattttcttcgAGTCTTGATGGGTCGTCATGAAAATGCTGTGCCTAGATCAAAACGTCTTCTAAGTGATGAAGGAAGCCATATTCTTGTATATATGACAGGGCATGGTGGAGATGAGTTTCTAAAATTCCAAGACTCAGAGGAGCTTCAGAGTCATGATTTGGCTGATGCTGTCaaacaaatgaaggaaaaaagaag ATTCAAGGAGCTGTTGATTATGGTAGACACTTGCCAAGCAGCTACTCTCTTTTCTCAG CTTCATTCACCAGGTGTTTTGGCTGTTGGGAGTAGCTTGAAGGGAGAAAATTCATATTCGCATCACTTGGACTCTGAT GTTGGTGTCTCTGTTGTTGACCGGTTCACCTTTTACACTCTTGCCTTTTTTGAGAGGCTAAACATGTATAACAATGCTTCTCTAAGCAG TTTGTTCAACTCATATAATCCAAATTTGCTTTTATCAACAGCATATTATCGGACAGATCTATATCAACGACGATTGGAAGAG GTACCTGTGACAAACTTCTTTGGTTCAGTCATGGAAACAATTCATACTGACTCAGCTTATGGAGCACTTTCTGGCAAGCAACTCAAAAGTGGTGAAATCAAGATGTCATCAGGGGAAGACAGGCAAAGAATACTAGAAAATTCAGATGTTCAGGACCAAGGTAGCGGTTTGAATATCAAG GATCAACAGGTGACTTGTCCTTTTACACGGACGTTGAGTACTATTCACGAGAGTGTGGAAAAGGTCAAAGATGTCGATGGCTTGGTGAACTTTGGATTAGTACTTGTGATTCCTTTGTTGGCAGTTTCCTCTTGGCTTTCCAGCTGA
- the LOC113690108 gene encoding putative late blight resistance protein homolog R1A-4 encodes MGRVFNLSYLPLDVLKKYQDDIHSLCLRPQSEYVVTDQGMDIISFLDHISAWEPVVFGFQAKIMSFKPRILQTYRALLNRFSSQSRCSCLRDEELVEFIKYLRQDLDGLRRSLLFKANPAEPEFRLHAQIEALQDELIFLKNLIGFAKLGSVELGLLDALSNRLEYGALHAALISYECSFYNEDREGIGVTEYFCSKIGELLRVIKPVKLNYRLLEMYIKVLSASRTSALLRSMEMGKQIMGDFNDSLINRLWEPLWSSKSLMGPVKRQMQILYEGLRFLRSILRELPENVLDELNPNIGDVMSCAGIIICALFASEAEQIPYPLDGYIMLGDTNNEIKRIKDETGRWSTTASLPSDNCLAGQEACNSFSSPMSSTGMRPLPPSPRIPEVHEVVIGFDDEAQTIIGRLTSESRQLEIVPIVGMPGLGKTTLAKKVYGDAEIEGHFQLHLWCCNGEYTQKQLREKDEDDLLTMLYQMLKGKKYLVVLDDVWESGLWNDLNLAFQDAPKGSKILITSRFSNITAHVKLGEPHYLRLLTEEQSWQLLQKKVFGEEECPQSVHGAGIEIARFCGGLPLTVVIIAGVLATLERDGWIWEEFARRITLTMVCGTDPCMASLELSYEKLPPPLKPCFLYFAAFREAEKIGTKNLMCLWIAEGLVERKEGRRLEDVAEEYLMSLIGRNLVTVSAYIDPLVE; translated from the exons ATGGGGAGAGTCTTCAATCTTTCTTATCTACCATTGGATGTACTCAAGAAATACCAGGATGATATTCACTCTCTTTGCCTTCGACCACAAAGTGAATATGTAGTCACAGATCAGGGCATGGACATTATCTCTTTTCTGGATCATATATCAGCTTGGGAACCTGTGGTGTTTGGTTTTCAAGCAAAGATCATGTCTTTTAAGCCTAGAATCCTACAGACATACAGGGCTTTGTTGAACCGCTTCTCATCTCAGTCCAGATGTTCTTGCTTGAGAGACGAGGAACTTGTGGAATTCATAAAGTACCTTCGACAGGATCTTGATGGTCTTCGTCGTTCTTTATTGTTCAAGGCGAACCCTGCCGAGCCCGAATTCCGTTTGCATGCACAAATCGAGGCCCTCCAAGACGAGCTAATATTCTTGAAAAATCTCATTGGCTTTGCCAAATTGGGAAGCGTTGAACTTGGTCTATTGGATGCTCTATCGAATCGCCTTGAATATGGGGCTCTCCATGCAGCATTGATCTCTTACGAGTGTTCATTTTACAATGAAGATAGAGAGGGAATAGGAGTCACTGAATATTTCTGCTCCAAAATTGGTGAACTCCTCCGGGTCATCAAACCTGTTAAACTTAACTATAGACTCCTTGAGATGTATATCAAAGTCCTTAGTGCTTCAAGAACATCAGCACTGTTACGTTCCATGGAGATGGGTAAGCAAATAATGGGCGACTTCAATGATTCCCTCATAAATCGCCTCTGGGAGCCGCTGTGGAGCAGTAAAAGCTTGATGGGTCCTGTGAAACGTCAAATGCAAATACTGTACGAGGGACTCAGATTCTTGAGAAGCATTCTAAGGGAGCTGCCGGAGAATGTCCTGGATGAGCTCAATCCAAACATCGGAGATGTGATGAGTTGTGCAGGAATTATAATCTGCGCCCTTTTTGCGAGCGAAGCTGAACAAATTCCTTATCCTCTTGATGGCTACATTATGTTGGGTGATACCAACAACGAAATCAAGCGTATTAAGGACGAGACTGGCAGATGGAGCACGACAGCGAGTCTTCCTTCTGATAATTGCTTGGCAGGGCAAGAAGCTTGCAACTCTTTCAGTAGTCCTATGTCATCCACAG GTATGCGCCCGCTTCCTCCTAGTCCTAGGATACCGGAAGTTCATGAAGTTGTGATCGGTTTTGATGATGAGGCACAAACAATAATTGGTCGACTTACCAGTGAATCAAGACAGTTGGAAATTGTTCCAATTGTGGGAATGCCTGGATTGGGTAAGACGACTTTAGCCAAAAAGGTATATGGTGATGCTGAAATTGAGGGCCACTTTCAACTTCATCTTTGGTGTTGTAACGGTGAATACACTCAAAAACAGCTCCGAGAGAAGGATGAGGATGACTTGCTTACAATGCTCTATCAAATGTTGAAGGGAAAAAAGTATCTCGTTGTACTTGATGATGTTTGGGAGAGCGGGCTATGGAATGACTTGAACCTTGCCTTCCAGGATGCTCCAAAGGGAAGTAAAATTCTCATCACAAGTCGATTTTCTAACATTACTGCACATGTTAAACTGGGTGAACCTCACTATCTTCGCTTGCTCACTGAGGAACAAAGTTGGCAGTTATTGCAGAAGAAGGTGTTTGGAGAAGAAGAATGTCCTCAATCAGTACACGGAGCGGGTATAGAAATAGCAAGATTCTGCGGGGGATTACCTCTAACAGTTGTTATCATAGCTGGAGTTCTAGCAACTTTAGAACGTGACGGTTGGATTTGGGAAGAATTTGCAAGAAGAATAACTTTGACCATGGTGTGCGGCACAGACCCATGCATGGCGTCACTGGAGCTCAGTTATGAAAAATTGCCTCCTCCTTTGAAGccttgttttctttactttGCAGCATTTCGAGAAGCAGAGAAAATAGGCACTAAGAATTTAATGTGCCTATGGATTGCAGAAGGGCTTGTGGAAAGAAAGGAAGGCAGGAGACTGGAGGACGTTGCAGAGGAGTACCTGATGAGCCTTATTGGTCGAAACTTAGTCACGGTAAGCGCATATATAGATCCATTGGTGGAGTGA
- the LOC113691132 gene encoding actin-related protein 2/3 complex subunit 1A isoform X2, whose amino-acid sequence MAAVSVYKFADCVTCHAWSPDLSMIALCPNNDEVHIYRRSEEEKWERIHVLQKHDQIVSGIDWSSRSNKIVTVSHDRNSYVWNQETTEWVPTLVILRLNRAALCVQWSPKENKFAVGSGAKTVCVCYYEQENNWWVSKLIRKKHDSSVTSVAWHPNNIFLATTSTDGKCRVFSTFIKGVDTREAGLGPSDSKFGEQIVQLDLSFCWAFGVKWSPSGNTLAYVGHNSMIYFVDDVGPSPLAQSVAFRDLPLRDVLYLSERVVIGVGFDCNPMVFVADESGLWGFLRFLGERKAAASSAKSGSQFSEAFGKLYGQSRYGISNDSVQPSRLHGGIHENCINCIVPLNRKVGSKVTRFSTSGLDGRVVIWDLQNQEDLLDYL is encoded by the exons ATGGCTGCAGTTTCAGTGTATAAATTTGCTGATTGCGTTACTTGCCATGCTTGGAGCCCTGACCTATCCA TGATTGCGCTTTGTCCAAACAATGATGAAGTGCATATCTATAGAAGATCTGAGGAGGAGAAGTGGGAAAGGATCCATGTCCTTCAGAAG CATGATCAGATCGTTTCTGGGATTGATTGGAGTTCAAGGTCAAACAAGATAGTTACTGTATCTCATGATCGGAATTC ATATGTTTGGAACCAAGAAACAACAGAATGGGTGCCCACTCTTGTTATCCTTAGGCTAAATCGTGCTGCACTTTGTGTGCAGTGGAGTCCAAAAG AGAATAAGTTTGCAGTTGGAAGTGGGGCTAAAACTGTTTGTGTGTGCTACTATGAGCAGGAGAATAACTG GTGGGTTAGTAAGCTTATCAGGAAGAAGCATGATTCATCCGTTACTAGTGTTGCCTGGCACCCCAATAAC ATATTCCTTGCAACCACATCTACTGATGGAAAATGCCGAGTATTTTCTACTTTCATTAAAGGCGTTGACACAAG GGAAGCGGGTTTAGGTCCTTCAGATTCTAAATTTGGAGAG CAAATTGTTCAACTTGATCTCTCATTTTGCTGGGCTTTTGGTGTCAAATGGTCCCCAAGTGGCAATACTTTAGCCTATGTAG GTCATAACTCAATGATCTACTTTGTTGATGATGTTGGACCCTCTCCTTTAGCTCAAAGTGTTGCATTCCGTGATTTGCCTCTTCGTGAT GTTTTGTATCTTTCTGAAAGAGTGGTGATTGGTGTGGGATTTGATTGCAATCCAATGGTTTTTGTAGCAGATGAAAGTGGACTGTG GGGTTTTCTGAGGTTCCTTGGTGAAAGAAAAGCAGCAGCTTCAAGCGCAAAATCTGGTTCACAG TTTTCTGAAGCATTTGGAAAACTCTATGGCCAATCAAGATATGGAATTAGCAACGATAGTGTTCAACCTTCAAGGCTGCATGGTGGCATTCATGAGAACTGCATCAA TTGTATTGTACCATTAAATAGGAAAGTGGGTTCAAAAGTAACCAGGTTTAGCAC CTCAGGGTTGGATGGCAGAGTAGTCATTTGGGATTTGCAGAACCAAGAAGATTTATTAGACTATTTATGA
- the LOC113691132 gene encoding actin-related protein 2/3 complex subunit 1A isoform X1 translates to MAAVSVYKFADCVTCHAWSPDLSMIALCPNNDEVHIYRRSEEEKWERIHVLQKHDQIVSGIDWSSRSNKIVTVSHDRNSYVWNQETTEWVPTLVILRLNRAALCVQWSPKENKFAVGSGAKTVCVCYYEQENNWWVSKLIRKKHDSSVTSVAWHPNNIFLATTSTDGKCRVFSTFIKGVDTREAGLGPSDSKFGEQIVQLDLSFCWAFGVKWSPSGNTLAYVGHNSMIYFVDDVGPSPLAQSVAFRDLPLRDVLYLSERVVIGVGFDCNPMVFVADESGLWWVALLLLCVHYRKGFLRFLGERKAAASSAKSGSQFSEAFGKLYGQSRYGISNDSVQPSRLHGGIHENCINCIVPLNRKVGSKVTRFSTSGLDGRVVIWDLQNQEDLLDYL, encoded by the exons ATGGCTGCAGTTTCAGTGTATAAATTTGCTGATTGCGTTACTTGCCATGCTTGGAGCCCTGACCTATCCA TGATTGCGCTTTGTCCAAACAATGATGAAGTGCATATCTATAGAAGATCTGAGGAGGAGAAGTGGGAAAGGATCCATGTCCTTCAGAAG CATGATCAGATCGTTTCTGGGATTGATTGGAGTTCAAGGTCAAACAAGATAGTTACTGTATCTCATGATCGGAATTC ATATGTTTGGAACCAAGAAACAACAGAATGGGTGCCCACTCTTGTTATCCTTAGGCTAAATCGTGCTGCACTTTGTGTGCAGTGGAGTCCAAAAG AGAATAAGTTTGCAGTTGGAAGTGGGGCTAAAACTGTTTGTGTGTGCTACTATGAGCAGGAGAATAACTG GTGGGTTAGTAAGCTTATCAGGAAGAAGCATGATTCATCCGTTACTAGTGTTGCCTGGCACCCCAATAAC ATATTCCTTGCAACCACATCTACTGATGGAAAATGCCGAGTATTTTCTACTTTCATTAAAGGCGTTGACACAAG GGAAGCGGGTTTAGGTCCTTCAGATTCTAAATTTGGAGAG CAAATTGTTCAACTTGATCTCTCATTTTGCTGGGCTTTTGGTGTCAAATGGTCCCCAAGTGGCAATACTTTAGCCTATGTAG GTCATAACTCAATGATCTACTTTGTTGATGATGTTGGACCCTCTCCTTTAGCTCAAAGTGTTGCATTCCGTGATTTGCCTCTTCGTGAT GTTTTGTATCTTTCTGAAAGAGTGGTGATTGGTGTGGGATTTGATTGCAATCCAATGGTTTTTGTAGCAGATGAAAGTGGACTGTGGTGGGTTGCCTTGTTACTCTTATGCGTACATTATAGAAA GGGTTTTCTGAGGTTCCTTGGTGAAAGAAAAGCAGCAGCTTCAAGCGCAAAATCTGGTTCACAG TTTTCTGAAGCATTTGGAAAACTCTATGGCCAATCAAGATATGGAATTAGCAACGATAGTGTTCAACCTTCAAGGCTGCATGGTGGCATTCATGAGAACTGCATCAA TTGTATTGTACCATTAAATAGGAAAGTGGGTTCAAAAGTAACCAGGTTTAGCAC CTCAGGGTTGGATGGCAGAGTAGTCATTTGGGATTTGCAGAACCAAGAAGATTTATTAGACTATTTATGA
- the LOC113688948 gene encoding uncharacterized protein isoform X1 encodes MESFNFPKAVALLVVLIATNLTGAISSTVPDSTATMHTNNWAVLVCTSRFWFNYRHMANTLSLYRTVKRLGIPDERIILMLADDMACNARNKYPAQVFNNENHRLNLYGDNVEVDYRGYEVTVENFLRVLMGRHENAVPRSKRLLSDEGSHILVYMTGHGGDEFLKFQDSEELQSHDLADAVKQMKEKRRFKELLIMVDTCQAATLFSQLHSPGVLAVGSSLKGENSYSHHLDSDVGVSVVDRFTFYTLAFFERLNMYNNASLSSLFNSYNPNLLLSTAYYRTDLYQRRLEEVPVTNFFGSVMETIHTDSAYGALSGKQLKSGEIKMSSGEDRQRILENSDVQDQGSGLNIKDQQVTCPFTRTLSTIHESVEKVKDVDGLVNFGLVLVIPLLAVSSWLSS; translated from the exons ATGGAGAGCTTCAACTTCCCCAAAGCCGTGGCGTTATTGGTGGTTTTAATAGCTACCAATCTCACCGGAGCAATTTCGTCTACAGTTCCCGATTCCACCGCCACAATGCACACAAATAATTGGGCAGTCCTAGTCTGTACCTCTCGATTCTG GTTTAATTATCGTCATATGGCCAATACTTTATCCTTATACCG AACAGTGAAGAGGCTAGGCATACCGGATGAGAGGATAATTCTAATGTTGGCAGATGATATGGCCTGCAATGCGCGCAATAAGTACCCTGCTCAGGTTTTCAACAATGAAAATCACAGGCTTAACTTGTATGGAGATAATGTAGAG GTGGATTATCGAGGTTATGAAGTGActgttgaaaattttcttcgAGTCTTGATGGGTCGTCATGAAAATGCTGTGCCTAGATCAAAACGTCTTCTAAGTGATGAAGGAAGCCATATTCTTGTATATATGACAGGGCATGGTGGAGATGAGTTTCTAAAATTCCAAGACTCAGAGGAGCTTCAGAGTCATGATTTGGCTGATGCTGTCaaacaaatgaaggaaaaaagaag ATTCAAGGAGCTGTTGATTATGGTAGACACTTGCCAAGCAGCTACTCTCTTTTCTCAG CTTCATTCACCAGGTGTTTTGGCTGTTGGGAGTAGCTTGAAGGGAGAAAATTCATATTCGCATCACTTGGACTCTGAT GTTGGTGTCTCTGTTGTTGACCGGTTCACCTTTTACACTCTTGCCTTTTTTGAGAGGCTAAACATGTATAACAATGCTTCTCTAAGCAG TTTGTTCAACTCATATAATCCAAATTTGCTTTTATCAACAGCATATTATCGGACAGATCTATATCAACGACGATTGGAAGAG GTACCTGTGACAAACTTCTTTGGTTCAGTCATGGAAACAATTCATACTGACTCAGCTTATGGAGCACTTTCTGGCAAGCAACTCAAAAGTGGTGAAATCAAGATGTCATCAGGGGAAGACAGGCAAAGAATACTAGAAAATTCAGATGTTCAGGACCAAGGTAGCGGTTTGAATATCAAG GATCAACAGGTGACTTGTCCTTTTACACGGACGTTGAGTACTATTCACGAGAGTGTGGAAAAGGTCAAAGATGTCGATGGCTTGGTGAACTTTGGATTAGTACTTGTGATTCCTTTGTTGGCAGTTTCCTCTTGGCTTTCCAGCTGA
- the LOC113691132 gene encoding actin-related protein 2/3 complex subunit 1A isoform X3 has protein sequence MAAVSVYKFADCVTCHAWSPDLSMIALCPNNDEVHIYRRSEEEKWERIHVLQKHDQIVSGIDWSSRSNKIVTVSHDRNSYVWNQETTEWVPTLVILRLNRAALCVQWSPKENKFAVGSGAKTVCVCYYEQENNWWVSKLIRKKHDSSVTSVAWHPNNIFLATTSTDGKCRVFSTFIKGVDTREAGLGPSDSKFGEQIVQLDLSFCWAFGVKWSPSGNTLAYVGHNSMIYFVDDVGPSPLAQSVAFRDLPLRDVLYLSERVVIGVGFDCNPMVFVADESGLWGFLRFLGERKAAASSAKSGSQFSEAFGKLYGQSRYGISNDSVQPSRLHGGIHENCINCIVPLNRKVGSKVTRFSTSGLDGRVVIWDLQNQEDLLDYL, from the exons ATGGCTGCAGTTTCAGTGTATAAATTTGCTGATTGCGTTACTTGCCATGCTTGGAGCCCTGACCTATCCA TGATTGCGCTTTGTCCAAACAATGATGAAGTGCATATCTATAGAAGATCTGAGGAGGAGAAGTGGGAAAGGATCCATGTCCTTCAGAAG CATGATCAGATCGTTTCTGGGATTGATTGGAGTTCAAGGTCAAACAAGATAGTTACTGTATCTCATGATCGGAATTC ATATGTTTGGAACCAAGAAACAACAGAATGGGTGCCCACTCTTGTTATCCTTAGGCTAAATCGTGCTGCACTTTGTGTGCAGTGGAGTCCAAAAG AGAATAAGTTTGCAGTTGGAAGTGGGGCTAAAACTGTTTGTGTGTGCTACTATGAGCAGGAGAATAACTG GTGGGTTAGTAAGCTTATCAGGAAGAAGCATGATTCATCCGTTACTAGTGTTGCCTGGCACCCCAATAAC ATATTCCTTGCAACCACATCTACTGATGGAAAATGCCGAGTATTTTCTACTTTCATTAAAGGCGTTGACACAAG GGAAGCGGGTTTAGGTCCTTCAGATTCTAAATTTGGAGAG CAAATTGTTCAACTTGATCTCTCATTTTGCTGGGCTTTTGGTGTCAAATGGTCCCCAAGTGGCAATACTTTAGCCTATGTAG GTCATAACTCAATGATCTACTTTGTTGATGATGTTGGACCCTCTCCTTTAGCTCAAAGTGTTGCATTCCGTGATTTGCCTCTTCGTGAT GTTTTGTATCTTTCTGAAAGAGTGGTGATTGGTGTGGGATTTGATTGCAATCCAATGGTTTTTGTAGCAGATGAAAGTGGACTGTG GGGTTTTCTGAGGTTCCTTGGTGAAAGAAAAGCAGCAGCTTCAAGCGCAAAATCTGGTTCACAG TTTTCTGAAGCATTTGGAAAACTCTATGGCCAATCAAGATATGGAATTAGCAACGATAGTGTTCAACCTTCAAGGCTGCATGGTGGCATTCATGAGAACTGCATCAA TTGTATTGTACCATTAAATAGGAAAGTGGGTTCAAAAGTAACCAGGTTTAGCACCTCAG GGTTGGATGGCAGAGTAGTCATTTGGGATTTGCAGAACCAAGAAGATTTATTAGACTATTTATGA
- the LOC113689546 gene encoding putative late blight resistance protein homolog R1A-3 — MQKEFPSGVESLPELRYLALRSDRMEFIPQSIANLSNLETFRLKSHETVSLPDTIWNMKKLRVLCVWICARPLLNDDILRSSSTLPNLDSLSTLILPLSQAGENIIRKIPHVRRLKIFLSHNEGAREATGSCNLSQLESLESLTVMGGFILPWDHNIEYIFPSALKKLSLSELGLPWSKISLIEQLPNLEVLKLLVCSFRGDTWELAEGGFPKLKVLTLSQVDVVVWTEADPDSDDCFPCLERLNLEGNLKLEKVPSCFERLSTLNMVKVRFWGEESNCDNAVDNYSVVNLVRRIEEEQINNGTENLKILIHYVPLPRY, encoded by the coding sequence ATGCAAAAGGAGTTTCCAAGCGGAGTCGAATCACTTCCTGAATTGAGGTATTTGGCCCTCAGATCTGACAGGATGGAGTTCATTCCACAATCTATAGCCAACCTCTCGAATTTGGAAACTTTTCGTCTCAAATCTCATGAAACCGTTTCATTGCCAGATACCATCTGGAACATGAAAAAGTTGAGGGTTCTGTGCGTATGGATTTGTGCTCGTCCCTTGCTGAATGACGACATCCTTAGAAGCTCCTCCACTTTACCTAATTTAGACTCTCTTTCCACTCTGATTCTTCCTTTAAGTCAAGCAGGAGAAAACATTATTAGGAAGATTCCGCACGTCCGCCGGCTGAAAATTTTTCTCTCACATAATGAAGGAGCACGGGAAGCTACTGGCAGCTGCAACTTGAGTCAACTGGAAAGTCTAGAATCGCTCACAGTGATGGGTGGTTTCATACTTCCATGGGATCATAATATCGAGTATATTTTTCCCTCAGCTCTCAAAAAATTGTCCCTTAGTGAACTGGGACTGCCCTGGAGTAAAATTTCATTGATTGAACAACTTCCCAATCTTGAGGTCCTCAAACTACTCGTCTGTTCATTCCGGGGAGATACATGGGAGCTGGCCGAAGGAGGATTCCCAAAACTTAAGGTCTTAACGTTGTCTCAAGTAGACGTTGTGGTGTGGACAGAGGCAGACCCTGACAGTGATGATTGTTTTCCATGTCTTGAGCGGTTAAACCTGgaaggaaatttaaaattggaaaAGGTCCCTTCTTGTTTCGAGCGTTTATCCACCCTTAATATGGTTAAGGTGCGCTTTTGGGGGGAGGAGAGCAACTGCGACAACGCTGTTGACAACTACTCAGTTGTCAATTTAGTACGGCGAATTGAAGAAGAGCAGATCAACAACGGAACTGAGAATCTGAAGATTCTCATCCATTATGTCCCCCTGCCAAGATATTGA